Part of the Spiroplasma turonicum genome, TAAGTAATTTTTATTGAAATTAAAAAATTTTAAAAGTTGATCAATATCCTCTTCAAAAATATTTATATTAATAATATTCGAGAAATTTCATGCCGTTTTTTTTAAATTCAAGACTAATTTTATAAAATCCTGAAAAGAATAAAAATCTTTTTTTAAAATTCGGACAAAATCTTCAAATAAAAACAAGTACTTTTCAATATTATTGTAGGTTTTTAAATAATTTAGTTTTGTTTGTTGATATGTTTCTTCAGACTTTAAAAAAGTAACTTGATTTGTAAATAAAAATGGATTTGGCGATTCATATTCGTTATTATAAATTTTTGATACACTACAATATTTATTTTTATTTTTTTTATTTGTTAAAAACTTATCAACCCATTGCGATTTAAATGCTTTTATTTCACCATTATATTTCTCATAAATAGTTATAAATATACTTATTCAATTAGTTATAAGATTTTCATTTATTTTATTATTCAGATCATATTCATTTTTTATAAAACTTTCAAGTTCTTTAATATCAAATTTACTTAGAATTATATTTAGATAAATCAAATCATACTTTATTGTTTGCCTATCAGTGTTATTATTAAAAATGTTATTAAAAATGTTTTTGTTTTCATCTGTACTATCAATGGCTAAAATAATATAAAAAAATCTCTTACTATAAAATGCATCTTTTTTTAATATTAATAACTCTTTTAATTTTTTACTTTTTTTATATGAATGGTAAAATAAAATTTCGAATAAATCATTTAAATTGCTAGGACAATTACTATAATTATAATCCTCTTTGCAAAAAGTTACTAATTTTTTATATTGTTTTAAATTAATAAAACATTCAATTAATTTAGTACAAATTTCTTCGTTATAATTAAATTTTTTTAAGTTATCTATATTTAGATACAAAAAATTGTTATCAATAATCATATCTTCATTTTGGCCCATGTTTAGTATCAAATTCAACGTAACTTCTTTTCTTGAAAATTGATCAATGCTTTTTTGTGTCAATCATATAAATTTGGTTTTAAGTTCCAAGATAAGATTATCACTTAAAAATTCACTTTGTTTATTTTTATTACAATACCTTAAAAATGTGTATAGCAACAAAAATGTGGTTTGGTTATCTTCATTTTCAAAAGAACCCACAGTATTATCAATAAAATTAAAATTATTGTTTCATTCTTTTATAAAGTTAATTTGTTTATATATTTTTTCAATATCGTTAACATCAATGTCATATTGAAATTGCAAAACAAGATTAATAATTTTTTTATTAAATGTTCTGATCATCTTTTTTTTGTCCTCACTCTTTTATTTTAATGCTTACACCGGAATAATTATCTACTATAAATTTTTTAAATTTAATAAATTTAATTGCATAATTATTAAGCTCTTTTAAACAATCTATATAGTCTATATGATTAAAGAATTCTTCTATAACTTCATTTTTTTCGTTTAATTCCATTTTATAAACTTCTATTATTGAATATAAAAATAATGCATAATTTTTTTTATCTATTTCATCTTTTTTAATTGAGTATTTGAAAAATAACTCAAGATAATCATAATCGCAGATTTCGTAAATGCAAGTATCTTTATATATTTTTTTATAAAAATTATCAATTATATTTTTATTAATATATTGGTATAATTGTTTAATTTTTTCTTTGTACATATTTTTATCAATAATACAAAATATATCTTCTATTATATTATTATAAAAAAGTTTTTTTAAATCATCAAATTCTTTTAAATTGTCTAAAAAGTTAGATAAAAATTTATTTTTATCTACTATATCATATGATTCTATTTTTTTTTCAAAACTTAAAAGTTTACCATTTATAGATTTTTTTAGAGTTAGCTTATCATTAAAGAGATTTATACTTTCTGAATCAAATATTGCATTTTTTAATTCTATAATGTCGCTGAAAAATACATAACCAATGTAATCTCTCTCTAAAAGAGATACACTTCTATCAGAACCTAAACTTTTATTTAAATAAGTATTTTTTAAATAATGGTCAATATCGTCCTGAAAAATAGTGAATTTTTTTTCAAAGGGTTTATTTTTATAAGTATACATATCCACTTCTTCAATAAGCTTTTTACCTAATAAATAATCATTAAAACTATATCCAAAAAAAATTAGATTTTCTTCTTTTTTAAATAATCGCTTTATTAACTTTTTTAAAAATATGTTTACTTTTGATTCTTCAACCATATAACAATTAACAAAGGATGTTAAAGAGTCAATGATTGAGAAAGTATTTCCTTCTGCTTCTCAAATATTCGATTTATTATTTTCCTTAAAATATTCCTCAACTATGCTCCCGTGCAATGATATGTAAAACTGCTCACTTTCTAAAAAATTTGTATCATTACTTCAAAAACTGGTTATAAAGTTTTTTTCTTGTTCGCTTTTATTAATTAGAAGAATATCGTCATAGTTTGTGGTTATAACTTTTTCACTAAGTTTTTGAACCAAATTCAATATATTAAGGTTATTTAGTTTTTGTGTATTATTTTGAAACTTAAAATATTTCAGATAGGATTTTTTGACTATTTTGTAATATTTTATATTATCTAATCCATCCTTATTAATTTTTAAAAAATAATATAGTCAATCTAGAGCATAAATTATGTCAATTTGTTTATTATTAAGACGTGTTTTTAAACTTTTTAAGTCATTTAATAGAGAAATGCTTTCATCTGAAATTTCTTCATTACTAATAAAACATTCTAAATCCTTTAATAATTTATTTATAAAACCACGCCAATCAATAACATTAAAATTTAGAGAAAGGCCCGAACCATAAAACATTATGTTTTTTTTCGAATAATGTTCGTAACATAGATTTAATAAGATAAGAAGTGTGTTTCTTTCATTTTCTTTCATAATTAAAGTTTACATTAATTAATTTGCAATTATCACACGTGAGTAATAAATCTTAATTCTTTAATTAATCATAGATGCAAAAAACCAATAAAATGCATTAAAAAAACGGTGGCTAAGTTTAATTGAAAAATCAAAAGGTGTTAGATTTTTTAAAGTTGGATATAGTGACTTTTGTATTAATTATTATTAATTGTTTGCTTAAAGTAATTAAGATTAATTAATGTAAATTAAAATGACTTATTTTGTATTAAATTATAAATAATTTTATATTAAATAAAGTATGATAAATAATTGTAAGTAAATTACTATAAAACAAATAATAAATTATGTGTAAGAGTTTTAGTTAGACTTCTATACTATAAGATTTTTTTTAATGAGAATGCTTAGTTTTCATTAAACATATTCCGTCAATTATAGAGTGTGTTTTTTATTCTAAACTGTCTTTCATGCTTTTTATTGAGTTGATTCATTTTAATCATAATTCTATTATAAAATAAAAAAAAGGTATTAAACCTTTTTATAATCATTCTTTAAATAATTTTATGTATCCTAATTTTACTGTTTGTGCTAAACAAATATATGCAAGAACAAAACCAATACCAATAGGCATAAATTCTAATGGTGGTGTAGCCATTTTAACAGTTTCATTAATTGGTGTATATGGAACTATTATAGCCATTGAACAAACAAATACTGTTGATACATTAACTTGTCAAGAAGCTCTTGATTGTATGAATGGTATTTTTTCAGTTCTGTACATTTGCATAACTGCTGTTTGAGTCATTAACCCGACTAGGAACCAACTTGCATTAAACATCTCTTTTGAATTATTGTAAAGTAGATTATCATCAACATTAATTCCAGGAATTACACCGACCTTATTAGTAAATCCATACAATAATACTAAGAATGTAGATATATCAAATATTGAACTAACAGGACCGTTTATTAAAGCAAACCAAATCATATTCTTAGTTGTAAATGGTCTAGGTTTAGCAAGAAACTTTTGATCTACTTTATCAAATATGAAAGCAAACATTACTATATCATATAATAAATTTTGTAATAATAGATGTAATGGTTGCATAGGTTCAACTGTTGTTAAAAATAACGCAACTAAAACACTTAGAACGTTACCAAAGTTTGAAGCAATAGTCACTTTAATATATTTTAATATATTTGCAAGACTATATCTTCCTTCTGTAACTGCTGAATCAATTGCCATTAAAGATTCACCCATTAATATCATATCTGCTGCTTCTTGAGCAATGTTTGATGCATCAGCAAATGAAATTGCAATATCTGATTCTCTTAACACAGGTGCGTCATTTATACCATCACCCATAAAACCAACAACATGACCTAATTTTTTTAAAGTTTCAATTATTATTGTTTTATGTATTGGACTAAGTTTTACAAAAACATTTGCTTCTCTTACAGCTTTTTCAAGTTGTTCTTGGTCCATTTCTTCTATTTGTTTTCCTGTATATAATTTTGTTATCTTAAAATCAACATTTTTACAAATTGATCTTGTTATAATTTCACTATCCCCTGTTAGAACTTTTGTTGTTATTCCTTTTATTTCTAACTTTTTAATGATTTCTTTAGATGTTTTTTTTGGTTCATCATAGAATGTAGCATAACCATAAAATACTAAATCATCTTCAATATCTTCATCTTCAAGAACGTTGTGAGCAATTCCAATTACTCTAAAACCTTCTTGATTTAACTCATGACTCTTATCAATTATTTTAGTTTTATGCTCATCTGTAATTTCAACAATTTCACCATTGATGTTAATACGGTTACATACTTTTAAGATTTCATCAACAGCACCCTTTGTAAAAATTTCTTTTTGATCATTTTTTGTTAAAATAACAGATAAAATTTTTCTTTGGAAGTCGAATGGAACTTCTCATTCTTTTTCATACCCATCTAAATTAGGTACTTTAATTTTTTTGCTTAATAAAACAGCTTGATCAATAGGGTTTTGAAAACCAGATTGATAATAACTATTTAAATATAAAATTTTCTCGATTGTTTCTTCAGACTTTTGATTTGTAAATGTTAATGTTTTATCAAGTGATATCTCACCACTTGTAATTGTTCCAGTTTTATCAGTACATAATATATCAATTGCTCCTATATTTTGTACAGCATTTAAATTTTTAACTACTACATTATTTTTTTTAATTTTTGAATAACCTCTTGAAAGGTTAGAAGTTACAATAATTGGTAACATTTCTGGTGTTAAACCAACTGCAACAGCAATCGCAAACAATGTTGCATTAAATCATTTATTATCTACATCACCTGGTCTTACTCCATAAACTATAAAAACTATTGGAGTAACAGCTAACATAAATGCTATAAGGAAGAAAATGACTTTTTTGATTCCTTTTTCAAAAGAGCTTTTAGGTCTCTTTTCTTTTACCTTTTTATCAATAAGTGAAAAATATGTATTCTCACCTGTTGCAACAACAATTCCTAAACCACTACCAGATACAACTTCAGTACCTGTATAACAAATATTTTCATATTCTAGATACTCATTTTTATCAGAATTGTGTGTGTCCTTTTTTTGAATAGGAAATGATTCACCAGTAAGTGAAGATTGATTTAAGTATAGGTTATTTGATCATATAATTCTAGTGTCAGCAGGTACTAGATCACCATTTGAAAAGTATACTAAATCTCCAAAAACAATTTCATCATTATCAATATGTTCTGCTTCTTTAATTAGCTTAATTGAATTTGCATTATCAACTGATTTGAAATTAAAATCAACATCTCTAATAATTTTAGATTGTTGTCTACTTTCAGTAAGCATTTTTTTTATAACTAAATGAGAACGTATTTCTTGAACGAAATAAATAGTACCACTTAATACAATCATGAATAATACTAGCAAAGCTCCTATTAAGTCGAACTTATCTCCATCTTCACTTGCATATGAGTAAAAACTAAAAGCATCAATAATTATTAATATAATATTAAAAGGACTTAAAAAAGATTTTATGAATGTTAAAAAAACATTTAGTTTTTTTTGTTTTAATTTATTTTCACCATATTTTAATCTATTCTCTTCAACTTGTTTTTCACTTAATCCAAATTGATTTGAATCTATTTTCTTCAATAATTCTTTATGATCTAATTTTACATAGTTTGTGAGAGTTACTTCTTTTTTGACTTTAGTCTTAATTATTTTTTTCATAATCTCTCCAATCTAATATTTAATAAAACATTAAATTGTTACTGATTTATCTAAGTAAGGTTAGATAATCAATAACATTTCATCGGGAATGTACGTCTGAATTTTCGAGCGGAATGTTCATTGATTATCACCTCTTTCACCAAGTTAGATTATATAATATTTATAGGTTTATATAACTATTTTTTAAAAATTAATTTGCAAAAAACTACACATTATGTGTAGCATTTTATTTTATAATGAACAAACTATTTTTTAAATGCAGTTTTATCTTTATTTTTTGCTTTTTTAATAAAATGAGCTATTAAGAAACTAGAAATGATGACAATTATTATTAAGCAAATAAATGTTATAAATAAATAAATTGCTAATAGAATACTTCTAGTTAAACTCTCTGCTGCCTCTCCAGAAGATTTATTTCATCCTAAAATACTTCCTTTATAGAGAGTTGAATTATTCATTTTAAAAGAAGACTCTTCAAATGAGCTTCTTAAATAATTTGCGCCATCTTCTGTTCTACCAAGATAAAATCCTAAAACTCTTCCAAAACCATCAAAAAAGCTTGAAAAAATATTAGAACCACTATATATACCATTTTTAAAATCATGATTATTTATGTCATCTGAGTATCTATTTAAACTGTCACCAGATATTATTAAATAACTATAACCAACTGATTCATAAATACTATTAAATCTACTTTTTATATATGAAACACCAGTATAACTTTCAGAATATTCATTATTCATATAATTAGACTGTATATTTAGGGGATTATCCTGGGAAAATATAATGCCTAATATTGCATATTCAAAAGAATCATTACAATTTTCAATATTAGTTATTTTAAAAATACAATTGAAGCAATTTAAAATAGAGGTTTTAAAATAATCTATTTTTTCTTCAGTTCAATTATAAAGTTTGCTAAGTTCAGAGATGGAAATGCTCAATGTTATATTAGAACCAGGATATTTTCTCTTGTTGTTTGTATGATTTTTATAAAAAGTATCTAATTCATCAAATGATTCAAACTTTTTATTTTCAGTTAATAAACTTTTAAAACTTAAAACTGACTTATTACTTGCTTTCTTATAATAATAATTATTAAACTTTTTAAATGAATCATAGTTAATGCAACTATCATTATTTTTACAGAAAACATGATTTAAATTATATTCTGCTGTGCTTTTAGAATTTATATAAGATCTAGATAAACCTAATTCATTATTATTAGAAGAAAAACTTGCTGCTGATAAAAGAGCATTTTGTAAATAAGGATAATCATTATCATTAAAATTTATCATGCCAAAAAGATCATCACTATATAACAAATCTTGATATGTTAGACTATTACTTAGTTTTTCTGATTTTAAATCATAAATCAAATTTGCTGAATGTTGTTTAAAATCATCATTTATAATTGATTGTATTTTTTTAAAATCAAAAAAACCACTAGCCTTAGATTTTAGTGAATCATATATATTTATAAAAAAATAATTTAATAATTCTCAAGAAAAGTTTTTTTGACTATCTAAATCAGTTAACCATTTTATAAAAGACTCAGAAAAAAAATTATTATAAGATGTCATTCCTTCTAATGAAACAACAACTGTACTTGCTACAATATTCATTCTAAAGACTAATCCTTTGTCTTGATCATATCCTAAGTTATTAACTAATTTATTAATGTATTCAAGATCATTAATATTAGAATGTTTATACAAGAAATATTGCAAAGCTTTTCCAGCTCAGACTAAGTTTTTTGGGTTATTACTATAATATTCTTTATCTATATATTTATAGTTTTTTTCATTAGTTTTGGAGTTTATATAGTTAATACTTTCATTAACTGGGTTTTCATTATATAAGTTATTTGAAGTAGCACCAAAAACGGTAACAAATAAATTTACCATTATTGATGTAAATATTACTACTATAAAACTTTTTTTCATAAAAAACTCCACTACAATTTGATTTTACTCTTTTTTTTATTTTCCTATATCTTTTCTATAATAAAATTTATTAAAATTAAAGTCTTCTATCTTTTTATATAGATTATTAATGCAACTTGATTTATTAATATCTTTATTCACTATAAATAGTACTCGTCCACCATTACTTTCAAAAAAGTCATTTTTTTCATTGTATTTGGTTCCCATATGATAAATAAATTCGTCATTAATCAATTTATTCTTATTTGCAATTTTTATATTTGTTTTATAATCTCCAGGATAACCTTCACTAGCTATTGTTACACCAACAAAGTTTTCATTATGTCAATTAACTTCTAATATATTCTCATCTAAAATGTTTAATATTACCTCTACTAAATCACTTTTCATAGCTGGCATTAATACCTCAGTTTCAGGATCACCAAATCTACTATTAAACTCGATTACTTTAACTTCATTATTATTTGTAAGCATTAATCCAGCATAAAGTACTCCTTTATAATTAATACCTTCATTTTTAAGGGCTTTTATAGTTTTTTCGATTATCTCTTTATTACAAAAATTTATAATGTCTTTAGTTACATAATCTACAGGAGTATAACAACCCATCCCACCAGTATTACTTCCTAAATCGTTATCAAATATTTTTTTATAATCTTTTGCTGGTTGTAATGTTAAATATGAATTATTATTTACAATTGCTAATAAACTAAATTCTTTTCCTTCTAAAAACTCCTCTATTACAACTCCACAATTATCATTGTTAAAGATATTTTCATCAAAAATACTATTAATTACATTCTTTGCCTCAATCAATGAATTAATTATAAATACACCTTTTCCACTAGCTAAACCATCATTTTTAATTACAATTGGATATTTTTTATTTTGATTTAAAAAGTTTAAAGCTACTTCTTTATCATCAGTTGCAATAAAGTCTGCAGTTGGAATATTATATTTTTCAAAAATATTTTTAGCAAAGATTTTTGAGGATTCTATTTTAGCGGCTTCTTTTGTAGGACCAAAAATCTTAAGTTGGTTTTTATCAAAAAGATCAACAACACCTTTTTCAAGAAACATCTCATCTCCAACAATTGTTAAAGTTACTTTATTTTGGATAGCAAAGTTTAAAATACTCAAAGGGTTTTCATAATCAATATCTTTTACTACTGTTGCACAATTTTTCATTCCATCATTTCCGGGGATAACATAAACTTGTTTACATAGTGGAGATTTACTGCACTTTCTTGCAAGAGCATGTTCTCTACCACCTTTACCAAGTATTAAAACTATTTGTTTTTCCATTAATGTTTAAAATGCCTTACAGAAGTAAATATCATAGCTATACCTTTTTCATTTGCCATATCTATTGATTCTTGGTCTTTTAATGAACCCCCTGGTTGTATTATAGCTTTAATTTTAAATTTAGACGCGAGTTCTACAACATCACTAAATGGTAAAAATGCATCACTAGATAGAAAAGCATCTTCTGCTTTTTTTCCAGCTTGTTCAAGAGCAATTTTAGCAGAACCTATTCTATTCATTTGACCAGGACCAACACCAATTGTCTGGAATTGTTTTGTTATTGCAATGGCATTAGATTTAACATGTTTTACTACAACATAAGCAAAGTATGCTTCTAGCATTTCGTTTTCATCTAACTTTTTATTGGTTACTATTTTTCAATCTTTTATATTATGTTTATATAAATCTTTTTCTTGAACTAATAAACCTTGGTTAATTGTAGTGTATTGGTATTTATTTATTTTAATATTATTATTTTTAAAATCTAATTTAAGTAATCTTAAGTTCTTTTTCTTACTTAAAATCTCTAATGCCTCTTTATCAAAATCTTGAGCTATTATAATTTCTAAAAATATTTTCGACATTTTTTCTGCCACATTTTTATTAATAACTTGATTAGTGGCAACAATTCCACCAAAGATTGAAATAGAATCACTATCTAAAACTTTATCTCACAACTCTTCAACATTACCTTTAATAGAAACACCACAAGGATTCAAGTGTTTAATACCAACCATACATGTAAAATCATTTAAATCTTTTACAATATTAATGGCGCTATTTGCATCTAATAAATTATTATATGACAATTGCTTTCCATTAAGTTGTTCTGCATTTGTTAATGATATCTCTTCAAAATAATCATCTTTATATAAAGTCGCTTTTTGATGAGGGTTTTCACCATACCTTAAAGTTTCAACTTTTGAGTAAGATAATGTTAAAATATCAGGAAGTGAATCTTTATTTAATTTCTTAAACAAGTAATTATTTATTAAAGAATCATACGATGAAGTATGTGAGAAGGCTTTTTGTGCTAGTTCTAATTTAAAACTATCGTCAACAGAGTTATTATTTAATTTAGAAATTATTAAACCATAATCATTAATATCAGATATGGTTATTACATCTTTATAATTTTTAGCCCCTGCACGCAATAAGCTAACTCCACCAATGTCAATGTTTTCAATAATGTCTTCATGAGAGCTATTTTTATTCTTTACAGTTTTTAAAAAAGGATAAAGATCAACAACGATAATATCTATGTAGTTAATTTTATGTTTAAGAACTTGCTCTTTATGAATATTATTATTTCTTATTGATAAGATACCACCATATAAATTTGGGTGCAATGTTTTTACTCTACCATCAAGTATTTCAGGAAAGCCAGTAAGCTCTTCTACTTTTAATGATTCAATTTTATTTTCTAACAAATAGTTATAAGTACCTCCGGTACTAATAATTTTGTAATTTAATTTTATTAATTCATTAGCGAATTCTATTAAATTATTTTTATTAAATACAGATATTAATGCATACTTCATTAAACTTCTTCTCCTTTAATTATTTTATTTATAATTTTCCAATAATAAATATGTTCTTGTTCTTGAATTCTTAATCTTAAAGTGTCAATATTATCATTTTTATATACTTTTACTTCTTTTTGAAAAATGATTTGTCCAGAATCCATTTCTTCATTTACATAATGAATTGTAAAACCTGTTAAGTATACTTTATAATTTAATGCATCTCTCACAGCGTCTTTACCTTTAAAACTAGGTAACAATGATGGGTGAATATTTATAATTTTATTTTTAAATTTATTAATTAAAATATCAGTAATCATTGTCATATAACCAGCTAAGAATATGTAACTTATGTTTTCCTTTTGTAAAACTTTCAAAATACTTTCTTCATATTCTCTTTTATCTTTATAGTTACTTAATAAAAAATTATAATTTTTAATATTGTTATCAATTGCTCTTTGCGAAGCATAACAGTTTTTACGATTTGTTATTAATATAATTTTATTTACAAATAATTTATTTTGTTTATAAGAGTCAACTATAGATTGAAAGTTGCTACCATTACCTGAAGCAAAAATTGCGATATTAACCATTTATTAACCTAATACTTTCATTACTTTGTGTTACTTCTCCAATTAAATAAGAATTATATTCATCTGTTTTATTGATTAGTTTTACAACGTCTAAATGAGTATCTTCATCTACTATTAACACAAAACCTACTCCCATATTAAAAATGTTAAACATCTCATCTTCATCAATATTACCAATTCTTTGCATTAAATTAAAAATAGGATTAATTCTTAATTTACTTTTAAAAATATTAGCACACAATCCTTTAGGTAAAGCTCTTGGTATATTTTCAATTAATCCTCCACCTGTAATATTGGCCATAGCATTGATTTTAATATTAGAGTGCATTAGGTTTTTAACTAGTTTTGAATAAATTTTTGTTGGCTTCATAAGTTCTGTTATTAAACTACAATCTAACTCTTCAAACTTATGGTCAAACTTAAAGTTATTGTCTTTAAAAAATATTTTTCTTACTAATGAATAACCATTAGAATGAATACCAGATGAACTAATAGCGATGATTTTATTTCCGGGTTTAACATTTTTAAAGTCTATAATTTTTTCTTTTTCCACGGCTCCTGTTATAAAACCTGCAAGATCATAATGATTTTTAATATACATATCTTGCATTTCTGCAGTTTCTCCCCCAATTAATGAACATTCACTTTGTAAACAACCATCAACGATACCTGTTATTATAGACTCTATAATTTCAACATTTATTTTATCAACAGCAATATAATCTAGAAAGTATAGAGGTGTTGCACCTAAAGTTATAATGTCATTTACACACATTGCAACTAAATCAACACCAATAGTATTGTGAATGTTTGATTCGATAGCAAGTAGTAGTTTTGTACCAACTCCATCTGTTCCAGAAACTAATAAAGGATTCTTTAAGTTTAGTTTAGAAAGATCAAATACACAACCAAAGTTACCTATATTACTTGAAAGATTAGCATCAAATTTATTTGTTACTATTTTTTTTATTCTATTTACAACTTCATAACCTTTGTGTATGTCTACACCAGACTTTTTATAATTTTCGCTCATTTTAAACTCCTTTATTTAAATCATATATATCAACTGGATACACACCTGTAAAAATATCAAAACATCCTTGATTTGGTTTAAATAATTTTTTTAAATTATCTAATGTTAAAAACGATAAACTATCAGAACCAATATAACTATTCATTTCAGCCAAGGACATGTTAGCAGCTAATAATTCTTTATATGTTGAAATATCTATTCCATAGTAACTTGGATATTTTATTGGTGGTGAAGCTACT contains:
- the purM gene encoding phosphoribosylformylglycinamidine cyclo-ligase; the encoded protein is MSENYKKSGVDIHKGYEVVNRIKKIVTNKFDANLSSNIGNFGCVFDLSKLNLKNPLLVSGTDGVGTKLLLAIESNIHNTIGVDLVAMCVNDIITLGATPLYFLDYIAVDKINVEIIESIITGIVDGCLQSECSLIGGETAEMQDMYIKNHYDLAGFITGAVEKEKIIDFKNVKPGNKIIAISSSGIHSNGYSLVRKIFFKDNNFKFDHKFEELDCSLITELMKPTKIYSKLVKNLMHSNIKINAMANITGGGLIENIPRALPKGLCANIFKSKLRINPIFNLMQRIGNIDEDEMFNIFNMGVGFVLIVDEDTHLDVVKLINKTDEYNSYLIGEVTQSNESIRLING